A single genomic interval of Rubripirellula reticaptiva harbors:
- a CDS encoding S1 family peptidase, with the protein MPRRKSISWYIEARSSKTASAVVACGSAVAVVLTPPGDKVAPRRFLLTCCHCVRAPVGSGDEPRGQLLPHILCWPHGRGYSPIRSDDDWPSSSRDGSWSATIVDIYDRPEDVLTQDQIGPGVDWILLNIDEASFQEYETVHQWSDTGHDDVSIVGFPEGNRHWHVGSRVEAEEVPGFRLEVTPESPAQTRLSGPAETAPGMSGGGMFNADGELVGIHRSRRRVGNSVGGVSAAHIAHELQLHGYRIASFQPVPKRRSVQESAVDFVSFIANIRSIESNLLKLVLAAPFLDLILKVGPSLTDRTVTSFIIVLLQAVAYLLVFILCTQFLRLRRSIVPVVVCGALFVATLMGYGHFRNEYVVTIEQKSDEGIEQFSTQEVIGARDVFQPGFESLANKPPREWLRDFPNPESVQPIDSIRSSKMKLWWSWIGVWLFGSLTLGFFLFKSGPLPQFDEGMSTTSEGA; encoded by the coding sequence ATGCCACGTCGCAAGTCAATCTCATGGTACATCGAAGCACGAAGCAGCAAGACTGCATCGGCGGTCGTGGCGTGCGGGAGTGCAGTGGCCGTTGTCCTTACGCCGCCGGGTGACAAAGTCGCTCCCCGACGATTCCTTTTAACGTGTTGCCATTGCGTTCGAGCGCCAGTAGGCAGCGGGGACGAACCTCGCGGTCAATTGTTACCACACATACTCTGTTGGCCGCACGGCAGAGGTTACTCCCCGATTCGCAGTGATGACGATTGGCCATCTTCTAGTCGAGATGGCAGTTGGTCTGCCACAATCGTCGACATCTACGATCGACCAGAAGACGTGTTGACCCAAGATCAGATTGGGCCTGGCGTGGACTGGATTCTGTTGAACATTGATGAAGCCAGTTTTCAAGAGTACGAAACTGTTCATCAGTGGAGCGATACTGGTCACGACGATGTTTCGATTGTTGGTTTTCCTGAAGGCAACCGACACTGGCATGTCGGCTCCAGAGTTGAGGCCGAAGAGGTACCGGGATTTCGTCTGGAGGTGACGCCTGAATCGCCCGCCCAAACAAGACTTAGCGGCCCTGCAGAAACGGCTCCAGGAATGAGCGGCGGTGGAATGTTCAATGCCGATGGAGAGTTGGTTGGGATTCACAGGTCGCGACGTAGGGTCGGCAACTCGGTCGGTGGTGTATCAGCAGCACACATCGCGCACGAATTGCAGCTTCATGGCTATCGGATTGCGTCGTTTCAACCTGTCCCCAAGCGGCGATCGGTTCAGGAAAGTGCAGTCGACTTCGTTTCTTTTATCGCCAACATTCGATCAATAGAATCGAATCTTTTGAAGCTAGTCTTAGCTGCCCCTTTCTTGGACTTGATCCTGAAGGTTGGCCCTTCGCTCACTGACAGGACAGTGACTTCATTCATTATTGTCTTATTGCAGGCAGTCGCTTATCTCCTCGTTTTCATCCTTTGCACACAGTTTCTGCGGTTGCGTCGCTCAATCGTTCCAGTCGTCGTATGTGGTGCGTTGTTCGTTGCAACACTGATGGGCTACGGCCATTTTCGGAATGAGTACGTTGTGACGATCGAGCAGAAGAGCGATGAAGGCATCGAGCAATTTTCGACTCAAGAAGTCATCGGTGCCCGAGATGTTTTTCAACCGGGCTTCGAGAGTCTCGCGAATAAGCCCCCGCGTGAATGGCTCCGGGACTTTCCCAACCCCGAATCGGTCCAACCAATCGATTCGATTCGCTCATCCAAAATGAAACTATGGTGGAGCTGGATCGGTGTGTGGCTTTTCGGATCGCTGACGCTTGGATTCTTTCTCTTCAAGTCTGGTCCGTTACCCCAATTCGACGAAGGTATGTCGACGACATCGGAAGGTGCCTAA